The window CATCAAAGCATTAAGGGCGGTGACAGAGATACTTGGTAAAGATACTTTAATTTTTTGCATGAGAAGTGTTTAAATAATCTAAAAAGTGTTGCTCCCATCCGCCGCATTAGCCGCCGAAACAAGAGCTAAAGCAGCCATGATAATTTTCAAGTAATCCCTAGTGATCGCCTTTACCTCGTACATTCGCAAGACTATCCTAATTCTACTTCATCAAATTCCCAGCAAACTTCCCCAAAAGCGCTAGTCACCCACCGCAAAGCATCTGCCGGCATCCCAAGTGCAAACCCTTCTTAAAACCTAGCCAATATCTCCCGATCCTTCCGCTCTAAAGTGTTGTTAAGTGGTTGTCTCGCCGGCACTTTCTGGTGAAACTGCTACGATTCCTTCAGAGATGTATCGTTTAAAGTCCTCTACATTCAACGTAAGAATATGCGAAATAGCATTAACTTTCATTGATGCAACTAGCCGAGCATCGTGAACTTGAACTCCTGAAACACCAAATATAACAACTAGCCTACGCCATTCCTCATAAACCTTGGAACTATCAGGCAACACAGGAAAAAGCCGTTCAATTAACTGCAACAGTCGTTCGGCATTAGAAGGAGTTAATCCAAATCCATTTTTCGCCATAGGACGAGTTGCAACATTCCAAAACTCAACGCAATTTTGAGACGTGACTTGTAGCTTGTGTCCGTCTTGACGAAACTTTCGGATGGCAGTTCTAATTGAAGGATAGAGAGGATGAGAGCGATCTGCAAATCGCAATAGTATGTTTGTATCTATTAAGTAAACCACACTCAGGGATGCTCCTCATAGATTCCCGCTCGACTAACAGCATCGTCTGATAAAACAGGTACAATATCTCCAGCGTACCTTTTAAATTCATCAGCCAAATGATCAGCCAGCGCTTCAAACGCTTCATCTCCTTGAACCGCATCATCTTCTAATTGTTGTAAATTTAAA of the Microcoleus sp. FACHB-68 genome contains:
- a CDS encoding PIN domain-containing protein; this translates as MVYLIDTNILLRFADRSHPLYPSIRTAIRKFRQDGHKLQVTSQNCVEFWNVATRPMAKNGFGLTPSNAERLLQLIERLFPVLPDSSKVYEEWRRLVVIFGVSGVQVHDARLVASMKVNAISHILTLNVEDFKRYISEGIVAVSPESAGETTT